From the genome of Phalacrocorax carbo chromosome 5, bPhaCar2.1, whole genome shotgun sequence:
AGGGCtgttcctcccccagctctccccagggGCTGGTCCCCAGCCTTCTGGCTACCGTCTTGCTGCCGGTGCGGCTGAACATGAAACACAAGCCTGGCTGGGTAATAGCCAGAGGGAGCAAAGCACGCCAGCCCCACAGTAAGGAGGAAACTCGTTCCCTGCTCGCTCCTTTCTTGGCCCCAGGCATCCCTCCTCACCTCTGCTGAGCACGGCTCCGCTCTCCACATAGTCTTCGATCTCAGcatccttctgcagcagcagggaggtcaGCTCTTGCACCTGGTACTGCAGCGCCAGGCTCATCTGAATCAGGGGCCGCACAAGGTGACGGGACACCTAGGATGGAGGAGGGACACTCTAGGGAAGGTCCAGGGATGCATGCAGCTGTCCAAAGAATGGTCAAAGCAGGGCGGCTGGCAAGGTCCTAGCAAGAGCTGCACTCCAGGTCATGCAGGGCTTCCCAAGATACCCCATGTCTCACCTAAATCCAGTGGGAAGTACCCAGAAGACATGAGCTGGGATAAGGGAGGTAGGATGCTGCAGGACACGTCCCTCCATCCCAGCCCATCCTTTCacagctgggggctgcagcaggggagaACTTTGGTGGGGAGAAGCCTGATGGGGACAGGGTGCAGGGGTGGGAAATGCTCCACCTGCCATTTGGGGTGTATCAGGAGGCAGAGAGCCCCCCATGTGCCACCCAGAccctccccacagctctgcacaCCCCAAGGCATGTTCCTACACAGGAAACAGgcacagctgggagaaaaaCTAGAAGGACCCGAGGTGTCCAGCTGCAGCTTGTGGAACAGGAGAGACTTTCACAGGAGGCAAGATAAAAATCAGCAGGGATCCCAATACACAAGACTtacacaggctgcagctccccatTGGAGCCCACCATGTCCACCCTTAGCTCATGTCCGCACAAGACCCATGCAGAGCCCTGGGCATGTTCCCTGCCCCAGAGCCAAgctgggctgccctggcccaCAAGGTGCAAgaagcagcctcctgcccatcctgcagcccctgggagggTGTCtaggaccccccaccccagtacACCCCTTGTGTTTGTGGCCAGGCTGAGCCAACGGGTGAGAGGGCAGCAAACCCAGGATCGCTTATGAAACCTCCTTGCTCCTACGGCAAGCCCACCGCGGGCTCTGCACTCTGCTCACCCCCAGGGATGAGCCACAGAGGTGACGGCCATCAGCCACCCAAGCGCTCAGAGGGCACCATTCGCTGCAGAGCTGGGACGGGGCAAGCAGTTGTTTGCCAGGGGGGATCCGGGCCTGTCTCGAGCTCCTGGCCGGGTGCTGAGTAGAGCTTAGCAGGGCAGAGTTGGTCCCCATTCCTGCATCCACACCAGCCACGCTCAGCACCCCAACCGCTTCCCACCCCCTGGGTGCCTTGAAGCCATCCAGCGCTATTCCAGGCaaagggagaggagcagctACCAGCCGAGAGCTTGGGCTTTGCTCTTTCTCAGCTCAGCCTCCATGCTTCTTGCCCAGGGAGGGGCAGCAAGTCCCTAAGGCGAGCGAAGGCAGGACCCCGAGTTTATTTGCTCCCTAGTTCAACCTCGAGAGCGAGGACAGACacccccagcagctggggagcgCAGCTCTCCTCCCCGTGATGGCCGAGAACAGCCATtcgggcggggagggggggaaaggaaggcaCCCCGCAGCGGGGCCCGGGGACTCGGTGGGAGGGGGGTGTCGGGGATTTGGGGCAATGCctcccccggccgcccgccggcAGCGGAGCCGCAGGgccggcccggggccggggctgccgctGGAGGCTCCCGCCGAGGCGGTTAGCGGGTACCGGGCGCCCTCTTGTGCCGCGGCGCCGCAGGgctccggggggccgggggcggggggcgccggtcCGGGCAGTCCTGGCCCCGCAGCGCCCAACCCGCCTGCCAGGGGTCCGGCCGAGGTGCTACCCCCGCCCCTCACCGGGGTGCTCAGTTTGCGATACCgggctcctggggctgcttCCCGAAACCCAAAATGTTAGGCAGCCGCCTGGTAAGAGCAACCTCTTAAAAGCCAGGGAGACCCAGCTTTAATTCCCTCCGTCATGACAGATCACCTGTGGGTTCCTTTGGGGTGGGGTGCCCACCACTCTGTGCCCCGCTTCATGGTGTGCACCAAAAGAGAACGGCATCACTCTGCTATGCAGGGCACTGGCAGGGCATTATCCCAAACTGGCCAtctccctgctgcccagcagtGCCCACCACGAGTGTCACAGACTGACCGAGAGCTGTCACAGCTCAGCTGACCTGCCAGAGCTGGAGGGTGGCTGCCACTGCATGCCCATCCCTCCTGCCACCGGTGACAGAGGGACATGGCAGATAGGGGTGGCATGTGGGGGCCTGGGCACATGCCCAGCATGTGCTGGGCCATCCCTGCCTCACTGCAAGGCACCAACCAAGGTGACAAAGCCTCAAAGGGAAGAAACAGGGACAGTGAACCTCAGGaggggcagcaggcagagccagaGACCCTACAGCTATGGTCCAAGACCAGCCAAAAGCCTTCAAACGTCAGGAGACAATCCTTAGTTTTggctgtccccctccccaggctctCCGCATCTTTGCTCACCATCTCCACAGGAGCGGGGCAGCAGTGGAAGTCCCAGTAGAAGGGCAGTCCCGAGAGTTCGCTCTTCATATGCAGGCTGAGGCCACCGGCAGCACGGTGGCAGGAGAAGGAGGTGGCATTGTCTGGCTTCCCTGCCAGCACGGGGCACATCAGGTTGGACAAGTGGTGCAGGAAGGATGATACATGGACTGTCAGCCGCTTGTTCAGCTCCTGGAGAAAGGCAATGTTAGGGGTACAGCAACGCCCCAGGGAGCtcagtgctgggaaaaaaaagcagtagaaaCTCCAGCACAGAAAGAGCCAAACTAATTCTGCATGTCCCAGCGCTGCAAAAAGCCATCCTTGGGCCTCAGCTCCCAGCCTTGCGACAGGACATTCCCCACTGGTTCTCCCAGGCCAGCCAAGCTGGCAAGGCTTCCCTGCCCCACCAGCCCAGAAGGGTCTGGGTGTGCAATGGCCTCCACTAGTGCATCTGCCCCACATGACACCATGAATGTCACAGGCTGGCTGAGAGCTGTCTCAGCTCAACTGACCTGCCAGAGCTGGGGGACAGCTGCCACCACATTCCCACCCCTCCTGCCACCAGCCCCTCAGCACAGCAACTCTGTGACAGAGGGACATGGCAGACGGTGGCACATGGGGGCCTGGGCACATGGGCTAGGGTGAGGGGATGAACCACGGCCCCATGCGTTTTGGGGACCATGCTGACAAGACAACCCATGGGAGCCTGTGCCTGGCTATGAACATGAACAGGAGTCTCTCTGACACTGGTAGGAAGGCAGCCTTGTTTCAGGCTCCTCCTTAGTATACTGGTCCTGGGGAAACCAGCTGCCCACCCAGCCCACAAGCAAAATGAGTGTGCTGGTCTCATCACACAGCCCCAGTGAACACCTGGCTGCCCTGGGCATGCTAAATAGCCTGGCCCTCTCTCCCAGGAGGGGGGTGCTCAGACAACTGTGGTGACAGTGCTTAGCCAGAGCCACCCAGGGACTTCCCAGGCCAGGCATTGGCACCCAAGCCCTGTCAGATCCAACAGCCATTGTGTCACTGAGCAGTTTATGCTGGGATGTCAGCTGCTGCGGGGAGAAAAAGAGGTCCCTGGATTTCCCAGACACTCACCTTGGACCTTTGTCCCACGGCCTTGGCATCTGCACTCTCGTACCAGACGCTGCTGAGGTCAGAGATCAGCAGGATGTAGCCAGTATCCCTGAAGCACGCTTTGGCAAGAAAAGCAGACTCaccaaaggaaacagaagcccAGGGCTGTGTCAGgaggctgctctccagctcctCGGAGCCCTCCATCTGCAAGAGAGCAATCAGGTCTCTGCCTCAGCCCCCATCCAGGAAGACCCCAGTCCCTGGGGTGGCCTCACATGGACCCTTGGTCCCTGCTGGCCCCTCCATGATGCAGCCCCACCTCACAGCCTGGAGGTAAGGGTGCTCAGCCAGCTCTGGTCACGCACAtccacacacacgcacgcagctctgctgggatggACATTTGGGGAGCTCTGTGCACAGCAGTTCCTACCCCAGCTCACAGTAAGGACCCCAAAAGTACCAGCAGACACATAACAAAGTAACTGCTGCCTCCCCAGTGTTATCTGGTGCTTGCTGTCATTAATACAAGACCTCTATGTCCAAATTAACATTTAAGCTGCTCCACTTGCACCAGGATGGGCAGCAGGACACTGCAACCCTCCTCCTGCTTGGACATCCCATCCCTGTGCTCTGTGCAAGCCACATGccatcccctgcctgcaccgACACCGGCAGAGTGCCAGCAGCTGTTCATGCCACCCATGAGCACTGCCACTTCCCGCTCTTCCCAGTGACAGGCTCTGTGCCTGCCAAAACAGTTGGGGAcccggtgtccccagggtgcctGCAGGACTGGGGCTCTGCGGAGCCACGGAGTTACCCAAGGGCAAGAGGAGCAGGCGGGCCAAAGGCTGTCGGGGCGAGGGGCTTTGCAGAGGCGACCGCTGCTGGGCCGGAGGCGAGGGCCAGACTACGGCTCCCAGCATGCTGCTCTCTTCCGTGGCGTGTGAGAGGCTGGGGCATGCCGGGATGTGTAGCACCGTGCGCCACAGGTCACCGGCACAGGGAAACAGCCACAGCTGTCGCTTCCTCAGGGCCCAGGGAGCAACTGGTCCTGCTCCCTCACCTGCTGATGAAGATGGGGATTGGATGTGGCGCGTCCTGCTCAAGCATCCTCAGGTGTCACAGGAGGTGCCATGGACAAGACGCTGTGCAAAGCGATGGGGACTGAAATGCCTTCAGACTTTGTTTTGCGCTTGTTCCTGTTATGAAATATACCAGTACAAGTGCCCGGCTGGGGCCAGCCCTCAGGCTGTGGGCACGATACAgcccagagaggcagcagcagccggggGCTCCTGTCCCTTGGCCCAGGTATATCCCTCAgcctcagcagctgcagggtgccCACGCAGGACAGCACAGGGCATGCACCCACACTGTTGCTCTCCCAGGCTTGAGCTGGGACTCAGCTGCTGCACCCCAGCAAGCCCCACATAGCTGGGGCTGCAGATGCCTGTGTCCCCCATGCCTGGGGCGTGGGGTCACAAgacagcacagggcagagctgtgccagaCTGGCAGGGCCACGGACACTGcacaccccccagccctccagcctcctccacaCTGAGCACAGCCTCATCCTTGCCCCAGGCACtgacccccccacccacccacccagcaGCCACACACTGACTGTTATACCCCACCTGCACACCATGCGTTGAGGCCATCCACCCTGCACccacaaactgcccccccccccccccccatgcacTGCCCCTGAGCCCTCCATTTGCACCCtgtccccacccaccccctctTCCTACCGTGCAGGCTACAgccgcccccggggcggggccaggggagggtttGCATGTCAGGGgtgtgctggggaggtgggagcaggcaggggcttTGGGTTGCAGGACAGATTGGGTAGTATGGCCAGGTTGGGATGCAGGACGCAGTTGGCTTTGGGTGCAGTGGGAGTGCAGGGCCAGCCTGGGGTGGAGGGCCCGGGTGGGGTGCTGGCTGGGTGAGGTTGCGCTGTGCATTGCACCCCGTGCCCACTGGGTGCACAGGGCCCAGCTGTGGGGATCACCCCTGTGGACCTTCACAAAGAGTGGCAGCacatccctcctgccctgcagacACCTTTGGGTGTTCCTGGGTGTCAGGGGGCTCCTCAGGATCAGGTGGAAGGGGCAGCCACAACCTGGAGCTGTGGTCCAGCCTGAGCACGTCACTCCCGTGGACAGTCTCTATCATCTTCCCAGTCCAGCTCCATCCTTCCTTCGAGCTTTCGCACAGGGCCAGCTTGCATCACCCAAGAGCTGCAAAGCCCCCACCTTTCCTAGCCCAGGGCTGAGCTTTCGCAGGCCAGTTCAGACTGGTGGAGGCAACACTGGGAGCACAGGGCTGTGGACTCTGATCTGCTGTAAATGCTGGAGCAGTGAGCAGGGCTAGTGCGGACTCCACTGCAGTTGGTATaaccaggcagcagcagggaaccAATCCAGGCACTGAGCTTAATCACGAGGGTCAAAGGCAATGTTTTCTTCCCCGGAGAACCACTGCTGGCTAGTTGAGCAGCAAGAACAATACCTCTGGGGCAGTTAAGTGTTGAGCACCCCTGGGACCAAGCTCTGCAGGGGAAAGGGGGTGCACTGTTTTGGAGAACTGAGCTGAGCTACAACCCCAGCCTGGGGCATCCTGGTGTGCCagagccagggcataagtaTACATGTGGTGCCATGAGCATCAAGGGGCCATAGGTGCAGCTAGAACAGGGCAGTGAGGAAGGGGAGAGCCAGCTCAGTGGGTGAGCAGAGCCTGAGACAGCCCTTTGGGGCTGGACAAAGCACTAAGCCCTTCTCCAGCCACATTCACAGGGTGGGGTTTAGGGGCACCCacatccccagctgcagtggcaCCAGGGAAGGGTGGGCTGGCATATCCCAGGCAAATGCTGCCTGAAAAGGAAACTCTGGGAAAGGGCAAAGGTGGTTGAAGATTTTTATAGCTCGCTCCCAAGCAGGGAAATGAGGTTCATGCTGGGAGTGTGGAAGCACAGGTCCCTCCAGTCCATGTGGGCCTCAGAAATGAGGAGCAGTGGCCCACAAGCTGCCTTGGGGGCACAGCCCCAGTTCCCCATGAGGTGTCCCTGCACCGCAGGGTCAGGCCACAGTGTGCCACGGGGGCATCTCTGTCTCACTCGGCCTCCTGGCTAGCTGCAGCTCCCCTGAACCAGGTTTGGGGAGCAGGTGCGTcccttcccctggtgcagcagACCCCTCCTCAGTGGTGTGgctgccctcctcctcttcttcctcctcctcactccccgggcagaggaagcagcagaggaaggtgtTGCAGGAGAATGGCAGCAGCCTCCTCAGCCCAGCAGGGAGCCCATATGCCTGGCTGGCTTCATCCCTCTCTCCATGGGGATGGCATTCACCTGCCCTGGCTTTCTGCAGCACCAGCTCAGAGAGCAGCCCTCGTTCCTCCAGGGTTCCTGCAAccagggtggtgggcagggcaTTGGGAGCCCTCTTTCCCAGCTGCACCCCCACAGCCAACACcagccccaggacccccaggcaGCACTGCCTAGAGGCAGAGCAATTGTTCGGGGATGGTCCCATGGCCAGATCCAGCCCTCGGAGCAGGGGCTTATTGAGACATGCTGTTGCATCCCCTCACCTGAGACTGTGTTCTCCAGGAAAAATGACAAGAAGCCAGTTAAGAAGACAGGCAccatgagcagggagagggagaggaggtcCAGGGGCACCCACCCTGCAGGGATAGCACCAGAATCACCTGGGAtatcccagcccagcagcagggtagaggcaggagctgctgcagcagatccAGAGTTTGGATGgggagctgcctgctgctgtgagCCGCCCCAGCCTCCCAGAAAACTGGAGATGTGTGGTCACCATGCCATGGGGCCTGAGGCTTTGCCTTGCCCAGGGAGCATCCCTGCTACCTGTGGCCAGATGAGCTGGTGCCGTGCTGAGCCACCGTGGCACCAGCAGTGCCATGAACATGGTGAAGCCAACGATGAAGATGTTCCTCCCCGAGTCGATGTCCGCATACTGGAAGTAGGAGATCCCCGTGCCGACAGCCACAGCATAGGTGACACAGAGCACTGCCCCTGCGAGGGGCAGGAGTCAGGTAGtggcaggcaggctgcaggcagtgccGTGAAGGGAAAGGGCAGGGTACCCACCATGAACCGCCAGTGGGATGTGGGTGAGAAGCCCTGCCAGCCTCGGGGACATGCCCAGCACCACACATGCCAGTGCGCTTACTTGCACTGAGGGGCGAGAGCCAGCCTGGCAGAAAAGAGGATGGGAAAGTGAGGAGGGAGAGTGTCACCCCTGCACTGTGTATCCCCATCCTGCCATACAGACCTGCCTTCCATGCCCAGCACTGGCTCAGGGACATCCCATGTACCACGGGTACCCCACACCTACTGCTCCattgcttcctcctccccaccccttgccaaccttcctctccccaccctgggCATACCTGCGTGAGGCCGGTGGTGCAGGCATTGGCGATGCTGGCAGCCGTGCCCCCCGGGgtgcccagcagccctgccagaAGGCTGCCCAGCCCTTCCATGCAGAGCCCCCGATTGCAGGCATGGGGGGGCAGTCGTGGGGCTCGCAGAAGCCTCCCACACAGCACATAGCAGCCCACCGAGTTCATGCTGCAACTGATGGCCATGGCGATGCCCACTGCCAGTGCCCGTGGGGTAAGCAGGGGCCACCCCCATTCACCTGCGGCAAAGGGAGAGGGATGGGTGACAGGGGCCCTTGCTGAGGGTAGATAGCtccacccagccctgccaccccccaCCTGCGTAGGGGATGCGGAGCCAAGGGGCATGGAAGGTGCTGTTGGCCCAGGACAGCTGTGCCATGGCCAGGTCCAGCGATTTCCAGGGCATGTGGAGATGGCTGAGGATGGCACAAACAATGCAGACAGCAGCAAATGGGAGCAGTACCTGCAAGGGAGCAAGGGGAACCTTAGCAGGGAATTATCCTCCCCTGGCCAGCACCCTGCTTGCTGTGCCCCAAACAACaggcccttgtcctgtcacctCTCCCAGGGAGCCCTGTCACCTCTCCCAGGGAGCCATGCCACATCTCCCCTACCCCTGCAGGGAGCGTAGAAGGCTCTGCTGCTCCAACATCCTTTAGCACAGGTCCCCTGTGCTCCTCCAGCAGCGTCCACACCCCAGGATCTGCACCAGGACTTccccctgcctctgctccagGGTCACTGGGTCCCATCTAACCCCACACCAAAGAGCTGGGCTCTGAGAAAAGCCTGGGcacagcagaggaagcaggGGCAGACAAGTCACCATACTGAAAACGTGCGCAGGGTAGGGACGGATTGCTTCACGGAGCCCTCCCGAGCCTGGGGCCAGGTGCAGAAGGGCAGGCGGCAGGACCCCAGGTGCTGGGAAAAGGTGACAGCAAGGAACATGAGCCTAGGAGAGGGAGCAGAGGTCACCACGCAGCACCATGGCGATGGGGCCCCATGCATGCTATGCACTGCAGGGAGGCCCCATTCCTGTCTCCAGGGTGAAGGGAAGCCCCAGGGGCTGTACACTGGTATGGTCCCCAGGCTCACATACAGCAGCGCTACCCCCCAGTTAGtggagcagaagaaagcagcCTCCTTGTATGCAGACAACCCGATGATGGAGAGGCTGGGGGCCAGGACCATGGGCCCACTGTGCCGAGCTGCCCACCCACACATGCCAGACACTCCCAGCACCAGCTGAACTAGCCCAGAGACCAGCACAGCTCCAGAGACCTGTGGGAAGAAAGGGTGGGACCCATGGGGCGGGATACATGGAGAgcagcccaacaccccccccccttGGCCACTCTCCCACTGCCCCAGTGGCATCACCCATTCCCCATGCTCCAGCCATGCTCCACTCACACCAAGCCCAGGAGAATGCACCCACATGCACCATGACCTCCATTGCctttgcacttccccttgttTCACCCCTTATTCATGGTAATCCCCAGGAGGGCTGGAAAAGGGACTAGGGAAGCAGGGATGCAGGTGACAActggggtgctggtggagcagcacaggagcacCCACCTCTTGTAGCAAGGCAGCCCGGCTCCCTGTGACAGGGCAGTGTGGTGCAGGACATGCGCTGGCCACAACTGTGCCTGGAAGGGAATTTCAGAGGGATGTGATGCACATGGATGTTGGGCTCATGGAGCCGGGTCCAAGAGCACACACCATGGAGGTTGCTGGTtggaggagggctggggtgccagcatccccatccccacaagCCCTGACCCCAGGGAGGCGATTAGATGCATTGCAGGTGCACTCAGGGGCGAGTAGGGTGCTGTGTACCATCACCAAAGGGGCCAGCAGGCAGGATCCCTTGCTGCCCCTCATCCCTAGCCCATGCACTTGTCATTGCCATTCCCCTGGCACTGGCATGGCCTGGGCCCCGCAGGACACAGGCTCCAAGGCTGTGCTCACCGTTCCTGTCAATGCTGGCACCAAGGGACAGGTGGGAGCTCAGCACCATGGCAGGGACAAGGTACTCGAAGGATGGGATCTGAACCAGTGGCAGCCTAGGGAAATGGACAGCAAGGGCATGTtagggaggaaagaagggatAGGGCTGTTCCCAAAGCCCTGGCTGCCAGAGGAgcaagggaggggaagggaaggagatgaGAACCCCAAAGTGGCAGGAGGTCACACCATATCCCAGATGTCCCCTAGCACATCCCAAGCGCCAGCATGGGATGTGCAGAGGTCAGGGGCTTTGCCAAAGTACACACCCAGCCCCTACATGGGGCGTGGGCAGATCAGGCACTGGATGGTCTGGAGGAGCTGTGGATGATGCTGGAGCAAGGAGCTACAGGGAAAGCACAGCAGTTTTGCTAGAGGAACATGTGAGAGAGGAGGATGCAGCAatggcagggaggggacagctACGCAGAGATGCAGGGCAAGGGGTTGTCCTCATGCCCTTTCCCACCTCCAGCAAAGACTGTCTTCCCACACCCtaggagggagcagggacatGCCCTGCCATGGCATCACCCTCCTCCTGGCGACAGCTGCATCCCCTTCGTTCCCCTTGCTCACCGACTCCCCAGGGTGGTCTGCAGCACTGTGGAGATGCCGCAGGCAAAGAggctgcgtgccagcagctcactGGTGGCCTGGGTGTGGGGCAGCTCCTCAGGCAGGGtaggcagcaggaggaggtaAAAGATGCACAGCAAGGAGGCCTGCACAGCCAGGTGCTgtgaggggaagagagagggtGGTCATGACTCCCTACGGCACCCAGAACTGCAGCACCCTGTGCCCAGGCCCCGAGTGGATGCATACTCACTGACACCCCCCCCGGGCAGCACCTATCACTGCCCGCTCCCCTCCCAGCGCATGCTGGCCAGAGCCCCACACAGTCTTTGCCTGGCAGGATACTGCTCCTACCCTGCCACCTGTGAGGATCCCAGCCCTCTCCCCATCACCCCATCTCTCTGGCTCCTCACCATGGTCCCCCCTTACCTGAAGGGCTAAACAACAGCTCAGCATCCAGGAGCACATCTTCTGCAGGGAGCAGGATGTGAGCACGGGGCTCCTGGCACCAGGCACTCCGCAGTGGCCCCCATTCATGCTGCTACCTCCCTGCACCACTCCCAGTTTGCAGTCCAGAGGGGGTGGATGGGCTCCTACCCACCCCCCACACGGCTCCTCACAGCCCTCTCACAGCTGAACTTCCACCttctgcaggagctgccccAGGGTTAGCCATTAACTTGAGTTGGTGAGTAACCTGCCCTTGCAGCCAGGAATGCAAGTGTCACCTTGTGTTGTCACCACAAGGGCCAGGTGACAGCCACCCATGGCCAGGACACTGGACACAGTTACAGTGCCAACTGCCCAAATCCCAGGTCCCACCCCTGCCTCTTGTGGTACAAGGGGCAGAGACTGGGTGGACCACAGCACAGACACCTCCTCCTTCACATGCTTGGAGCATCCCCAACAAtaccctccagctccagcaagcCCTGCCCatggttgttcctccccagcacACCATCCCCTGCCCTCCTGGTCCAGCCCTTCCTCACCATCAGGCCTCAAGGAGCCCATTAAAAGCTGCACAGCCCACTCCCATACACACCCACATCCTGCCATTCCCCTCTGTGGGCACTGTGCCTATGCCAGGAGGGTCTCTGATGGGGTTCTACCATGTCCACCATGCTCCTAGGAGGAGGACACTGAATCCTGCCGCTGGACAAGGATGCCAGGGACAAGAGCTACCCGCTTGGCTGGGAAGGCTCCCAGGGAACTCAGACGGGAGATGCTGGTGTGTTTGTCacagggcagaggcagctgtgCCAGCAACCACAACAGCAACCCTGCCAAGCCCTTGCTGCTTTAGGGCTCACTCATTAACTGGACAGACTTTGGAGAGCAAAGAGCAGTGGAGACCATGCATTCCCCACATTCCCAAGGAATGCCCCTGCCTTCCACAGGCACCAGACCCAATGTCTCTCCTGTCCCCTGTCACCAGAAAGCCTGGTTCCTCTTGAGCCTTGCAGGACAGGCATTACTGCTCCTGGGTTCACTTGCCAGCACCTAGGATCTGCCTTGCACCCTGGCTCAGGGAGCAAGCACAGCTGCATCGATGGGGCTCTGCAGTGGGGTTcctgtgctgccagcacagagcagctcagcaaaaCAAGGCAGGTGCACAGCAAGAACTACTTTTATTGGAAGAGATTTGCATCTACAAAAGAGTGA
Proteins encoded in this window:
- the SLC23A3 gene encoding solute carrier family 23 member 3 isoform X4; the protein is MNGGHCGVPGARSPVLTSCSLQKMCSWMLSCCLALQMEGSEELESSLLTQPWASVSFGESAFLAKACFRDTGYILLISDLSSVWYESADAKAVGQRSKELNKRLTVHVSSFLHHLSNLMCPVLAGKPDNATSFSCHRAAGGLSLHMKSELSGLPFYWDFHCCPAPVEMVSRHLVRPLIQMSLALQYQVQELTSLLLQKDAEIEDYVESGAVLSRDRLRTDPFREEIFQQNFMAESLPQICSAEAGQVFTSALRQLYAAVTQQEAKQAWKQQRSDDTEGLVPTAETAVPPHPPPPSQEDETASSSKGTTPASSPAQKPRLPGAKAKPKKAKGLFS
- the SLC23A3 gene encoding solute carrier family 23 member 3 isoform X2, with protein sequence MNGGHCGVPGARSPVLTSCSLQKMCSWMLSCCLALQHLAVQASLLCIFYLLLLPTLPEELPHTQATSELLARSLFACGISTVLQTTLGSRLPLVQIPSFEYLVPAMVLSSHLSLGASIDRNGTVVASACPAPHCPVTGSRAALLQEVLLPFAAVCIVCAILSHLHMPWKSLDLAMAQLSWANSTFHAPWLRIPYAGEWGWPLLTPRALAVGIAMAISCSMNSVGCYVLCGRLLRAPRLPPHACNRGLCMEGLGSLLAGLLGTPGGTAASIANACTTGLTQAGSRPSVQVSALACVVLGMSPRLAGLLTHIPLAVHGAVLCVTYAVAVGTGISYFQYADIDSGRNIFIVGFTMFMALLVPRWLSTAPAHLATGWVPLDLLSLSLLMVPVFLTGFLSFFLENTVSGTLEERGLLSELVLQKARAGECHPHGERDEASQAYGLPAGLRRLLPFSCNTFLCCFLCPGSEEEEEEEEGSHTTEEGSAAPGEGTHLLPKPGSGELQLARRPSETEMPPWHTVA
- the SLC23A3 gene encoding solute carrier family 23 member 3 isoform X1 encodes the protein MNGGHCGVPGARSPVLTSCSLQKMCSWMLSCCLALQHLAVQASLLCIFYLLLLPTLPEELPHTQATSELLARSLFACGISTVLQTTLGSRLPLVQIPSFEYLVPAMVLSSHLSLGASIDRNGTVVASACPAPHCPVTGSRAALLQEVSGAVLVSGLVQLVLGVSGMCGWAARHSGPMVLAPSLSIIGLSAYKEAAFFCSTNWGVALLLMFLAVTFSQHLGSCRLPFCTWPQAREGSVKQSVPTLRTFSVLLPFAAVCIVCAILSHLHMPWKSLDLAMAQLSWANSTFHAPWLRIPYAGEWGWPLLTPRALAVGIAMAISCSMNSVGCYVLCGRLLRAPRLPPHACNRGLCMEGLGSLLAGLLGTPGGTAASIANACTTGLTQAGSRPSVQVSALACVVLGMSPRLAGLLTHIPLAVHGAVLCVTYAVAVGTGISYFQYADIDSGRNIFIVGFTMFMALLVPRWLSTAPAHLATGWVPLDLLSLSLLMVPVFLTGFLSFFLENTVSGTLEERGLLSELVLQKARAGECHPHGERDEASQAYGLPAGLRRLLPFSCNTFLCCFLCPGSEEEEEEEEGSHTTEEGSAAPGEGTHLLPKPGSGELQLARRPSETEMPPWHTVA
- the SLC23A3 gene encoding solute carrier family 23 member 3 isoform X3 is translated as MVLSSHLSLGASIDRNGTVVASACPAPHCPVTGSRAALLQEVSGAVLVSGLVQLVLGVSGMCGWAARHSGPMVLAPSLSIIGLSAYKEAAFFCSTNWGVALLLMFLAVTFSQHLGSCRLPFCTWPQAREGSVKQSVPTLRTFSVLLPFAAVCIVCAILSHLHMPWKSLDLAMAQLSWANSTFHAPWLRIPYAGEWGWPLLTPRALAVGIAMAISCSMNSVGCYVLCGRLLRAPRLPPHACNRGLCMEGLGSLLAGLLGTPGGTAASIANACTTGLTQAGSRPSVQVSALACVVLGMSPRLAGLLTHIPLAVHGAVLCVTYAVAVGTGISYFQYADIDSGRNIFIVGFTMFMALLVPRWLSTAPAHLATGWVPLDLLSLSLLMVPVFLTGFLSFFLENTVSGTLEERGLLSELVLQKARAGECHPHGERDEASQAYGLPAGLRRLLPFSCNTFLCCFLCPGSEEEEEEEEGSHTTEEGSAAPGEGTHLLPKPGSGELQLARRPSETEMPPWHTVA